The following are encoded in a window of Microbacterium sp. LWO13-1.2 genomic DNA:
- a CDS encoding SLATT domain-containing protein, translating to MREEPESHTQDALSALSRRIQRTYKSRVETARRHQKRGNYWNFALVVASLTGTSVAVVSLTAPSVYGERGSALMVVLGIVTLVVSVLVTSAQFQVQAEKFFHAYRSLQKLWVASDLASRSLTDTHGRNDRADEIDRDYQSVLDDTDNHSPADFFKAFPGEIKRDKPSIVDPADQLSVMGFYKRKLIVLGSNIFTFLPVLGSTALLLLLTPAVKWLLGL from the coding sequence ATGCGCGAAGAACCCGAATCTCACACGCAGGATGCCCTGTCGGCCCTCAGCAGGCGCATCCAACGAACTTACAAGTCGCGTGTGGAAACAGCGCGGCGTCATCAAAAGCGAGGTAACTACTGGAACTTTGCCCTGGTCGTCGCATCGCTCACGGGCACATCGGTGGCAGTCGTATCGCTCACTGCACCATCTGTGTACGGTGAGCGTGGTTCGGCCTTGATGGTGGTTCTCGGAATCGTGACTCTCGTGGTTTCCGTCCTCGTTACAAGCGCGCAGTTCCAGGTACAGGCAGAGAAGTTCTTTCACGCATACCGAAGCCTTCAGAAGCTGTGGGTGGCGTCCGATCTTGCAAGCCGTTCGCTAACGGATACGCATGGACGAAACGATCGTGCGGACGAGATCGACCGCGATTACCAGTCTGTCCTGGACGACACCGATAACCACAGCCCTGCCGACTTCTTCAAGGCGTTCCCCGGCGAGATCAAACGGGATAAACCATCTATCGTCGATCCCGCCGATCAACTGTCGGTCATGGGGTTCTACAAAAGGAAGCTGATAGTACTCGGAAGCAACATCTTCACCTTCCTTCCGGTCCTCGGCAGCACGGCCTTGTTGCTGCTCCTGACTCCAGCAGTCAAATGGCTCCTCGGTCTCTAA
- a CDS encoding recombinase family protein, whose translation MFLRIKVAVSAQESDLKGQRVKAAHRQRLEEGKPISGRRPYGWKTGGLELEPVEADAIREGVQHVLSGGSISSLQKGWNTSSLFGPTGKPWTGGSVKKVLRRWRNAGVVEQLGEPLEVESQIEPIVSRAELEEIRLKLELQSSPTGRPLVKSWLSGVMKCGVCGGRMLPRKEYCACAVSTERTQTVEGERHVAIAKHWAEHRVMMALYFEAKHSARWGTVKTADVDRVRAIEAELVEAQKERQEAHRGCS comes from the coding sequence ATGTTCTTGAGGATCAAGGTCGCAGTGTCGGCACAGGAGTCTGACTTGAAAGGCCAGCGCGTGAAGGCCGCTCACCGTCAACGGCTGGAGGAGGGCAAGCCGATCTCTGGCCGACGTCCGTACGGATGGAAGACCGGAGGCCTGGAGCTGGAGCCGGTGGAGGCTGACGCGATCCGCGAGGGCGTCCAGCACGTGCTCTCGGGAGGCTCTATCTCCTCGCTCCAGAAGGGCTGGAACACATCCAGCCTCTTCGGCCCTACCGGCAAGCCGTGGACCGGTGGCTCCGTCAAGAAGGTGCTGAGGAGGTGGCGCAATGCCGGAGTGGTGGAGCAGCTTGGGGAGCCGCTGGAGGTTGAGTCTCAGATTGAGCCGATTGTCTCCCGCGCCGAGCTGGAAGAGATCCGCCTCAAGTTGGAACTACAGTCCTCCCCTACCGGGCGCCCGCTGGTCAAGAGCTGGCTCTCCGGCGTCATGAAGTGCGGAGTGTGTGGAGGCAGGATGCTACCGCGCAAGGAGTATTGCGCATGCGCTGTGTCAACCGAGAGGACGCAGACCGTCGAGGGTGAGCGACACGTGGCAATCGCCAAGCACTGGGCAGAACACCGCGTCATGATGGCTCTCTATTTCGAGGCCAAGCACAGCGCGCGCTGGGGCACCGTAAAGACCGCAGACGTCGACCGGGTGCGCGCTATTGAGGCTGAGCTGGTGGAGGCTCAGAAGGAGCGCCAGGAGGCACACAGAGGCTGTTCGTGA